One Microbacterium esteraromaticum genomic window carries:
- a CDS encoding protein-L-isoaspartate carboxylmethyltransferase, which yields MPYRDRTTVERWVNEYIVSHSADSLGVAVLDNNFESGPNSGMVVVTLRSASTITLLHPEIRLGLPVWVVTFEGRSASIDMDDADLRLLADDIARLAELRSFLQEKTDAVVLAH from the coding sequence ATGCCATATCGCGACCGGACCACAGTCGAGCGCTGGGTCAACGAGTACATCGTGTCGCACAGCGCTGATTCGCTGGGCGTCGCGGTGCTCGACAACAACTTCGAGTCGGGCCCCAACTCGGGCATGGTCGTCGTGACGCTCCGCTCCGCCAGCACGATCACGCTGCTGCACCCCGAGATCCGTCTGGGGCTGCCCGTGTGGGTCGTGACGTTCGAGGGTCGCAGTGCGTCGATCGACATGGATGACGCCGACCTCCGCCTGCTCGCCGACGATATCGCCCGGCTCGCCGAGCTGCGCTCGTTCCTTCAGGAGAAGACCGACGCGGTCGTCCTCGCGCACTGA
- a CDS encoding peptide ABC transporter permease: protein MTIAEHPAGRLFVPGAAASPVPSASTSVSVVPRPVTWSKVDTGFHVASRAGEYVGSIDTTPDGHFVAFDGTSAPIGRFAELSDAKTAVLSWRPERARIRDRRLGEMIRPIAASAGIVAGATAALGALLTALPG, encoded by the coding sequence ATGACCATCGCAGAGCACCCCGCGGGGCGACTGTTCGTCCCGGGCGCAGCGGCATCGCCGGTGCCGAGCGCGTCCACCTCGGTGTCGGTGGTGCCGCGGCCGGTGACCTGGAGCAAGGTCGACACCGGCTTCCACGTCGCATCCAGGGCCGGCGAGTACGTCGGCTCGATCGACACGACGCCCGACGGGCACTTCGTCGCGTTCGACGGCACCAGCGCGCCCATCGGCCGCTTCGCGGAGCTGTCGGATGCGAAGACGGCGGTGCTGTCGTGGAGGCCGGAGCGCGCACGCATCCGGGATCGCCGCCTAGGCGAGATGATCCGGCCGATCGCCGCGTCGGCGGGGATCGTCGCAGGAGCGACCGCCGCGCTGGGCGCGCTCCTCACAGCCCTTCCAGGCTGA
- a CDS encoding MarR family winged helix-turn-helix transcriptional regulator — translation MSDHVSSETQIIDALRQYQEADSAMHARARAASSMSDNEIRIVQYLLTAARNDATVTPTALSKHLGVTSASMTALLDRLERAGAIERVRHPSDRRSLVITATPLAERTVGAPVVAFQQATRQIAADLTEAEHAAVVNFLGKLTAAVDRAGRTAGI, via the coding sequence ATGAGCGATCACGTGAGTTCCGAGACCCAGATCATCGACGCGCTCCGGCAGTACCAGGAAGCCGACAGCGCGATGCATGCCCGCGCCCGCGCGGCCTCATCGATGTCGGACAACGAGATCCGGATCGTCCAGTACCTGCTGACCGCAGCCCGCAATGACGCGACGGTCACCCCGACGGCGCTGTCGAAGCACCTCGGCGTCACATCCGCCTCTATGACGGCCCTCCTCGACCGGCTCGAGCGCGCCGGAGCCATCGAGCGCGTGCGCCATCCCTCCGATCGCCGCAGCCTCGTGATCACCGCCACTCCGCTCGCCGAGCGCACCGTCGGCGCTCCCGTCGTGGCGTTCCAGCAGGCGACGCGTCAGATCGCCGCCGACCTCACCGAAGCCGAGCACGCCGCCGTCGTCAACTTCCTCGGCAAGCTCACCGCAGCCGTCGACCGGGCCGGTCGCACCGCCGGCATCTGA
- a CDS encoding MalY/PatB family protein, with product MSLADLTTAHPFDAITEADLRQAGSVKWTRFPDTIGTFIAEMDFGVAPAISDAVSDALRAGFTGYLPQPTARALQQAVADWYAAKHGWAVPADDVRLVADVIAAYEFAITTYTEPGAAVIVPTPAYMPFLDVPLRHGRRVIEVPSLEVDGRWTMDLDAVAAAFADGGELLVLCNPHNPLGTVATRDELLALAETVSDAGGRVFADEIHAPLVYAPARHIPYASVSDAAAEHTLTATSASKAWNLAGFKCAQLILSNDETRAAWDADGGWAGHGTATVGVIAQLAAYTSGAEWLAEVTEYLDGSRALLAELVAEHLPGVRVTVPEGTYIALLDFRGTSLWAELGADADLGTWFRENAKVSMTDGALCGQAAIGCTRFVFATPRPIIREAVLRIAEALTR from the coding sequence ATGAGCCTCGCCGACCTCACGACCGCGCACCCGTTCGATGCCATCACCGAGGCCGACCTGCGGCAGGCCGGCAGCGTGAAGTGGACCCGTTTCCCCGACACGATCGGAACGTTCATCGCCGAGATGGACTTCGGGGTGGCACCTGCGATCTCGGATGCCGTCTCCGATGCGCTGCGCGCCGGCTTCACGGGCTACCTGCCGCAGCCGACGGCGCGCGCGCTGCAGCAGGCGGTCGCCGACTGGTACGCCGCGAAGCACGGCTGGGCCGTGCCGGCCGACGACGTGCGCCTGGTCGCAGACGTGATCGCCGCGTACGAGTTCGCCATCACCACCTACACCGAGCCGGGGGCGGCCGTCATCGTGCCGACGCCGGCGTACATGCCGTTCCTCGATGTGCCCCTGCGGCACGGACGGCGGGTGATCGAGGTGCCAAGCCTCGAGGTCGACGGGCGCTGGACGATGGACCTCGACGCCGTCGCGGCAGCATTCGCCGATGGCGGCGAGCTGCTCGTGCTCTGCAACCCGCACAATCCGCTCGGCACGGTCGCCACCAGGGACGAGCTGCTGGCGCTCGCCGAGACGGTGTCGGATGCCGGTGGCCGGGTGTTCGCCGACGAGATCCACGCACCGCTCGTGTACGCACCCGCCAGGCACATCCCGTACGCATCGGTGTCGGATGCCGCGGCCGAGCACACCCTGACGGCGACCTCGGCGTCGAAGGCGTGGAACCTCGCAGGCTTCAAGTGCGCTCAGCTGATCCTCTCGAACGACGAGACCCGCGCCGCGTGGGACGCCGACGGCGGCTGGGCCGGACACGGCACCGCGACGGTCGGAGTGATCGCGCAGCTGGCCGCCTACACCAGCGGCGCCGAGTGGCTGGCCGAGGTCACGGAGTACCTCGACGGCAGCCGGGCGCTGCTCGCCGAGCTCGTGGCAGAGCATCTGCCCGGCGTGCGGGTCACGGTGCCCGAGGGCACGTACATCGCCCTGCTCGACTTCCGCGGCACGAGTCTGTGGGCAGAGCTGGGTGCGGACGCAGATCTGGGCACGTGGTTCCGAGAGAACGCCAAAGTCTCGATGACCGATGGAGCCCTGTGCGGTCAGGCGGCGATCGGGTGCACGCGCTTCGTGTTCGCCACCCCTCGGCCGATCATCCGTGAAGCCGTCCTGCGGATCGCCGAGGCCCTGACGCGCTGA
- a CDS encoding magnesium and cobalt transport protein CorA, producing MAIVDNGIYVGGVRTANPASLDETFELMRERGGMGWIGLYRPDSAELQAVAAEFGLHELAVEDALRGHQRPKLEQYEDHLFVVLRPARYLDAEEEVEFGEVHVFAGRDFVVTVRHAEEPDLARVRRRLEGEPELLAHGPEAVLYAILDEVVDRYAPVLAGLENDIDEIENQLFVDDVDATQRIYELSREVLDFQRAAQPLTEMVGGLLREGDRLGADAELQRRLRDVHDHTIRVADRAATFRAVLDKALVVESTIVARRQNEEMRRMTEESIRQGDQMKRISSWAAILFAPTLIGAIYGMNFEHMPELEWPAGYPLSIAAMVALGGGLWLAFKRKGWL from the coding sequence ATGGCGATCGTCGACAACGGCATCTACGTCGGCGGGGTGCGCACCGCGAACCCCGCCAGCCTCGACGAGACCTTCGAGCTGATGCGCGAACGCGGCGGAATGGGGTGGATAGGGCTCTACCGGCCCGACTCCGCCGAGCTGCAGGCGGTCGCCGCCGAGTTCGGGCTGCACGAGCTCGCCGTCGAGGATGCCCTGCGCGGCCACCAGCGGCCCAAGCTCGAGCAGTACGAGGACCACCTCTTCGTCGTGCTGCGACCCGCCCGCTACCTCGACGCCGAGGAGGAGGTCGAGTTCGGCGAGGTGCACGTCTTCGCCGGCCGCGACTTCGTCGTCACGGTGCGGCACGCGGAGGAGCCCGATCTGGCACGCGTGCGCCGCCGTCTCGAGGGGGAGCCGGAGCTGCTCGCCCACGGACCCGAGGCGGTGCTCTACGCGATCCTCGACGAGGTCGTCGATCGGTACGCGCCCGTGCTCGCCGGACTCGAGAACGACATCGATGAGATCGAGAATCAGCTGTTCGTCGACGACGTCGACGCCACGCAGCGCATCTACGAGCTCTCCCGCGAGGTGCTCGACTTCCAGCGCGCGGCGCAGCCGCTGACCGAGATGGTCGGCGGGCTGCTGCGCGAGGGGGACAGGCTGGGGGCGGATGCCGAGCTGCAGCGCCGTCTGAGGGATGTGCACGACCATACGATCCGCGTCGCCGACCGGGCTGCGACCTTCCGTGCTGTGCTCGACAAGGCGCTCGTCGTGGAGTCGACGATCGTCGCCCGTCGGCAGAACGAGGAGATGCGGCGGATGACAGAGGAGAGCATCAGGCAGGGCGACCAGATGAAGCGCATCTCGTCGTGGGCGGCGATCCTGTTCGCCCCCACCCTGATCGGGGCGATCTACGGCATGAACTTCGAGCACATGCCCGAACTCGAGTGGCCCGCCGGGTACCCGCTCTCGATCGCGGCGATGGTGGCGCTCGGCGGCGGGCTCTGGCTCGCCTTCAAGCGCAAGGGCTGGCTGTAG
- a CDS encoding copper resistance CopC family protein produces the protein MFRLRTTVAAAAVAIIAALAVAAPASAHDELVSSTPAADSQLTAAPTEVVLTFSNNLLSLDENSGTAMTVSDPSGEDWVAGEPVITADTVTVPLAEGMPNGAYTVTWQVVSSDGHPTSGEYSFSLAAAEAEVEPSAAPTEKVTEEPEQPSKTAQTTDQDETAPWPLLIGLGVVLLAAIIVFIVIAARRRR, from the coding sequence ATGTTCCGTCTCCGCACCACCGTCGCCGCAGCCGCTGTGGCGATCATCGCCGCACTCGCCGTGGCGGCACCGGCATCCGCCCACGACGAACTCGTGTCGAGCACCCCGGCAGCCGACTCGCAGCTGACCGCAGCTCCGACGGAGGTCGTGCTCACGTTCTCGAACAACCTGCTCTCGCTCGACGAGAACAGCGGCACCGCGATGACCGTGTCCGACCCGTCGGGTGAGGACTGGGTGGCAGGCGAGCCCGTGATCACAGCCGACACCGTCACGGTCCCCCTCGCCGAGGGCATGCCGAACGGCGCCTACACGGTGACCTGGCAGGTCGTGTCGAGCGACGGCCACCCGACCTCGGGCGAGTACTCGTTCTCGCTCGCCGCGGCGGAGGCCGAGGTCGAGCCCAGCGCCGCTCCGACCGAGAAGGTGACCGAGGAGCCTGAGCAGCCGTCGAAGACGGCGCAGACGACGGACCAGGATGAGACCGCACCCTGGCCGCTGCTGATCGGCCTCGGCGTCGTGCTGCTCGCCGCGATCATCGTGTTCATCGTGATCGCCGCGCGCCGCCGGCGCTGA
- a CDS encoding EamA family transporter, whose protein sequence is MSRVTTGGASSSGVGAVGAGAVGLVAIGLICQEVGASLAVLLFPQMGPLGMVMLRLVFSALILLVIARPSFRGHSPGAWRSALMLGGVLALMNGLFYLALRELPLGVTVTIEVLGPLALAVIAARTKASWVWAVLALVGIVALGGGGWERLTVSGVLFALGAAASWAGYILSSARVGRDFDGLDGLALAMAFGALLSLPFGVADAGASLLRPELVALGAAVAVLSSTIPYALEMLALRRLAPAVFGILMSLGPAMASLAGFVLLGQHLSALEVAGIALVVLASAGAVWAGRERRAPARRAPDVPPTP, encoded by the coding sequence GTGAGCCGCGTCACCACCGGCGGCGCATCATCGTCGGGCGTCGGCGCGGTGGGCGCGGGAGCGGTGGGCCTGGTCGCGATCGGGCTGATCTGCCAGGAGGTCGGAGCCTCGCTCGCGGTGCTCCTGTTCCCGCAGATGGGCCCACTGGGCATGGTGATGCTGCGGCTGGTCTTCTCTGCGCTGATCCTGCTGGTGATCGCCCGGCCGTCGTTTCGCGGGCATTCGCCTGGTGCGTGGCGCTCGGCGCTCATGCTCGGCGGCGTGCTGGCGCTCATGAACGGCCTCTTCTACCTCGCGCTGCGCGAGCTGCCCCTCGGCGTGACCGTCACGATCGAGGTTCTCGGCCCGCTCGCGCTCGCCGTGATTGCCGCGCGCACCAAGGCGTCGTGGGTGTGGGCGGTGCTGGCGCTGGTCGGCATCGTCGCCCTGGGCGGCGGCGGATGGGAGCGGCTGACGGTCAGCGGCGTGCTGTTCGCACTCGGCGCGGCGGCCAGCTGGGCCGGGTACATCCTCTCGTCCGCGCGCGTCGGGCGCGACTTCGACGGGCTCGACGGCCTCGCCCTCGCGATGGCCTTCGGCGCGCTGCTCTCGCTGCCCTTCGGTGTCGCGGATGCCGGTGCCTCACTGCTGCGCCCCGAACTGGTGGCACTCGGTGCTGCGGTCGCCGTGCTGAGCTCGACGATCCCGTACGCGCTCGAGATGCTCGCGCTGCGCCGCCTCGCTCCCGCCGTCTTCGGCATCCTGATGAGCCTGGGACCGGCGATGGCGAGCCTCGCGGGATTCGTGCTCCTCGGCCAGCACCTCTCGGCGCTGGAGGTCGCGGGCATCGCGCTCGTCGTGCTCGCGAGCGCGGGTGCGGTATGGGCAGGGCGCGAACGCCGGGCTCCTGCCCGGCGTGCTCCCGATGTGCCGCCCACGCCGTGA
- a CDS encoding serine hydrolase domain-containing protein — translation MHLRSSRRVRAAVGGALALALALTGCTASEPEFSYTPPEQVDAKLPDDVTGQLQAAVEQAIVASGSSGAVVGVWVPWSGEWVAGLGTQGPDGEKVTADMSFRVADVTRLMTCDVLYGMADDGEVELDAPVPKYVSGVADLSDITLLDLCNGTSGIGSSEGAVTQYWLNTPGREWAPLQLASFGLGIGRGPAHTAYRDSDAGYLMLGLALERISGKSAAALIAEYVTRPLDLASTTLPPRESAAPTPSPALKGTYLPPAEGGGLNCAAPVDITESSSSIGFTDSGVVSTITDLGRYAQAEARQALRAKDAEPARFGAPLPVTPDAPSWYQATGGGYLVGSLVGQHGWVPGYATAAYSDPATGFTVAVTLNGSSAGGSMAGYLAWQLSAIASKAPAVEGQTAPEFGLPFTAEQYAQSIADSAICSAPPAE, via the coding sequence ATGCATCTTCGTTCGTCGCGCCGCGTGCGCGCAGCCGTGGGCGGCGCCCTCGCCCTGGCGCTCGCACTGACCGGCTGCACCGCATCGGAGCCGGAGTTCAGCTACACGCCGCCTGAGCAGGTCGACGCGAAGCTGCCCGACGATGTGACGGGGCAGCTGCAGGCGGCCGTCGAGCAGGCGATCGTCGCGAGCGGCTCGTCGGGAGCCGTCGTCGGCGTGTGGGTGCCGTGGAGCGGCGAATGGGTCGCCGGCCTCGGCACGCAGGGCCCCGATGGCGAGAAGGTGACAGCGGACATGTCGTTCCGCGTCGCGGACGTGACCCGTCTGATGACCTGCGACGTGCTGTACGGCATGGCCGATGACGGCGAGGTCGAGCTCGACGCCCCCGTGCCGAAGTACGTCTCGGGTGTCGCCGACCTGAGCGACATCACTCTGCTCGATCTGTGCAACGGCACCAGTGGGATCGGCTCCTCGGAGGGCGCGGTCACGCAGTACTGGCTGAACACGCCTGGCCGCGAATGGGCGCCCCTGCAGCTGGCGAGCTTCGGCCTCGGCATCGGCCGCGGTCCCGCGCACACCGCATATCGCGACTCCGACGCGGGCTACCTCATGCTCGGCCTGGCGCTCGAGCGCATCTCGGGCAAGAGCGCCGCCGCGCTGATCGCCGAGTACGTGACGCGCCCCCTCGATCTCGCGTCCACGACGCTGCCGCCGCGCGAGTCGGCTGCGCCCACTCCGTCGCCGGCGCTGAAGGGCACGTATCTGCCTCCGGCAGAGGGCGGCGGCCTGAACTGCGCGGCACCGGTCGACATCACCGAGAGCTCGTCGAGCATCGGGTTCACCGACTCCGGGGTCGTGTCGACCATCACAGATCTGGGCCGCTACGCACAGGCCGAGGCGCGGCAGGCGCTCCGAGCCAAGGATGCCGAGCCCGCACGCTTCGGCGCTCCGCTGCCGGTCACCCCCGACGCGCCGAGCTGGTACCAGGCGACGGGCGGGGGCTATCTCGTCGGCTCGCTGGTCGGCCAGCACGGCTGGGTCCCCGGCTACGCGACCGCCGCATACTCCGACCCGGCCACCGGCTTCACGGTGGCCGTGACCCTCAACGGGTCGTCGGCGGGCGGCTCGATGGCCGGGTACCTGGCGTGGCAGCTGTCGGCGATCGCATCGAAGGCGCCGGCCGTCGAGGGGCAGACCGCTCCGGAGTTCGGGCTGCCCTTCACCGCCGAGCAGTACGCGCAGAGCATCGCCGACTCGGCGATCTGCTCGGCCCCTCCCGCAGAGTGA